In uncultured Desulfuromonas sp., the genomic stretch GTGTCGTTTTTGCTTCGTTGTTTGACCCGGGCGTCGATCTGCTTTTTTAATTCGAGGAGCTGAGACTCGATGTGCTGCTTCTCTTCGTCATCATTAAAACCAAGTTCATAAGCCAGTTCAATTTTACGCATCACCTGGTCAATGGATTTTTGCAGCGAAGAACCCGGAGAGGTTTTACGCGGTTGTCGGGAGACCTTACGTACTTCGCCGCGTGTCAGGCCACGTGCTTTGTATTTTTCATACAAAGACAGCATGGTGTGCTTTTTTCGCTTTTTGGCCACTTCAACCAGAATTCCCCGCGGTACAAGGTTGTTACTGCGACAGTCGCTTTTGATCTCTTCGGGCAACCGGTTCAGAGACAGGATTTCACTGATGGTTGATTTGGCCTTGCCGAGCTTTTCCGGCAGATCTTTTTGGCGACAGATCTTGTCGTCAATCAGACGTTGAATGGCCTCAGCCTCTTCAATGGGAGAGAGGTTTTCCCGGACAATATTTTCGATCAAAGCGACTTCAAGACTGGCCTGTTTTTTAAAAATCGCCGGTATATGCGTCATCCCGGCAAGCTTGGAGGCGCGATAGCGTCTTTCTCCGGAAATCAGCTGGAGTTGTCCATCCTCTGACAGGGTAAACAGAACCGGTTGCAAAACGCCATGCTGGCAGATGGTTTCTTTGAGTTCCTGCAGCGCTTTATCGTCAAAATGTTTGCGGGGCTGATTCGGGTCAGGACTCAACAGGGTCAGCTCGAGTTCGTACAGCTGGTCTTCTACGTAATCGGTGTGGTTCATGATCGACATGTATCCCTAACCATCAAAAAAGAGCCGCGTGATTCATCATCATGTAGGCGGCGACAAGGATCTGACTAAAGCCGTGCGCTACTATACAACAGACGAGGTTTTTCTGCCAAATCAACAATAGACACATGATTAGGGAAACTCCTCCGAGAACAATACCATAGTGGAAAGCCAGCCCGGAAAGAACGGTAACCCCGATCAATGAAAATAATTGAAACTGCCCTAAGTCAACGGAGCGGAAATCGGCGGAGATGAAATATCGCAGCATGAAGGAGCGCCAGAACAACTCGTTCATAATCGGAAACACAGCAATAAAACCAATCAGTTTGATAACCAGCAATAGTGCGCTGACCGCGACTGAATAGGAAGTGCTCTGGACCGGGGTCAAGGTGATCCATCCCACATGGAGTGATAGCGGCCATAAGGAAAACGCCAACGCACCGGCAAGCAAGGCGTAAAGATATTGACGGGCGGTTGGGGATTCGGAAACGTCACGGCCATATTGTTTGCGCCACATCCATAAAAAACCGGCACACAGGAGCACACGGGCACCGTAAAGGTGATGATGCCACTGAGGGAGAAACTCTTCTGCTTGAACTAAAATCAAGTAAAGCAGAAACGGTAAAACATAAGGAAACCATGTGGAACGATAGAAAGCGGGCATAATCCTGTAATATCCGATCCTCGGTTAAAATAGTGATCATTTTGCAAAAGGGGCTCTTGGACGCCATGGGAGGCGACAAGATCGTCGGATGACTTTCTGCAAAAATAGACCATTGACGACCCGCCATTGTTTTACTGTGCATCTTTCTCCATGGTCAAGGGGAATCGTTGCCAAGATGTTTATTGATTCATGTTTCGGTTCTGTTAGTATTAATTGCTCATTTTTAAATCCTGTACCATGGGGGAACAGATGGATTTTTTTGAGATTGTTGACGAAAATGATCAGGTGATCGGGCTGAGAGCGCGAAGTGAATGTCACGGTAATCCAGATTTAGTTCATCGTGTCGCCCATGTTCTTGTCTTCAATTCCTCAGGACACGTGTTGTTGCAAAAACGTTCTGAACAAAAGGATGTTCAGCCGGGAAAATGGGATACCAGTGTTGGTGGTCATGTCGATCCGGGAGAGAATTATCTCCAGGCGGCATATCGCGAGATGGAAGAGGAGCTGGGCGTTAGCGGGTTGCCGTTGAAGTCCCTGTACCCTTCGAAGATTCGTAATGATTTCGAATCGGAAAATGTCATGACTTATCTTGTGGTTTATGACGGGGAAATTTGTTTTAATCGGACGGAAATTGATGAAATTCGCTTTTGGACGCCGCAAGAGATTGCCGCTGCTCTGGGCACAGGCGTTCTGACACCGAATTTTGAGGAAGAATGGCAGATGTGGCGTGACTATTCGGCCTCGCATCCTGCGTGATTGCTCAAAATGGCAGCAGTATTGGGCAGGCGTTGAGTAAATAATGTGCATTGCTGAGACGTGCATAAACATAAAAAAAGCAATATAATTCTAAACTGTTGTAATGTCCTGATTTTGCGCTGTAAAAATTGTTCAGTCTTTTTTGGTGTTTGTGGCAAGAGTTTTGCTTAAAATGCAAGTGCGCCACGTTTGATTTCATAAATCTCCTAGTTTATACGCATGAGCAATGGAGACTTTTACACGGAGGACAGACGTCAATGAAAAAAGTGGAAGCCATTATCAAGCCATTTAAGCTTGATGAAGTTAAGGAATCTCTGAGTGAGATTGGGATTCAGGGGATTACTGTCAGTGAAGTCAAAGGTTTCGGTCGTCAAAAAGGACACACCGAGCTGTACCGCGGCGCTGAATATGTGGTTGATTTTATCCCTAAAATCAAAATGGAAATTATCGTTTCCGACGATATTGTTGCTAAAGTCATTGATCAAATTGCAGAAGCGGCCAAGACCGGTCGGATTGGTGATGGCAAGATTTTTGTGACACCGGTTGAGGAAGTTGTTCGTATCCGTACCGGCGAAACAGGTGATGATGCGTTATAGGCGATATCGTATGTTCTGTTAATCGAAAGGTTCAGTATTTTTCAACCGTAAAGGAGAACAAGTTGATGACCCCAAAAGAAGTCGTGCAGTTTGCCAAAGAAAACAATGTGAAAATGGTTGACTACAAATTCCTCGATTTTGTCGGTATCTGGCAGCATTTCAGTACGCCGATGTCTGAGTTTGACGAGGATACGTTTGAAGAGGGCATTGGTTTTGACGGCTCTTCAATTCGTGGCTGGCAGCCGATTCATAACAGTGACATGCTGCTGATTCCTGTTCCTGAAACAGCTAAAATCGACCCCTTCATCGAAGCTCCGACCCTGAGTCTCATTTGTAACATTATCGATCCGATCACTCGCGAAGGTTACACCCGTGACCCCCGTTTCATCGCCAGCAAAGCCGAAGCGTATCTGAAGTCTACCGGCATCGGTGACACCGCTTTCTTCGGTCCTGAGCCCGAGTTCTTTATCTTTGACGATGTGCGTTTCGAGTCAACCTGCAACCAGTCTTTCTACGCGGTTGATTCTATGGAAGGTCGCTGGAACACCGGTCGTGATGAGTATCCCAACTTGGGCTACAAACCTCGTCATAAAGAAGGTTACTTCCCTTGCGCCCCGACCGACTCCATGGTTGATTTGCGCAACGAGATGGTTGAAGTCCTGCAAAGCGTTGGCATGCGCATTGAAGCGTCTCACCATGAGGTTGCTTCCGGTGGCCAGTGCGAAATCGACATGCGTTTCGATTCCCTGATGAACATGGCTGACACCCTGCAATGGTTCAAGTATGTTATCAAGAACGTTGCTGTACGTAACGGGAAAACCGTTACTTTCATGCCTAAGCCGATTTACAATGACAACGGTTCCGGTATGCACTGCCACCAGTCGATCTGGAAAGACGGCGTCAACCAATTTGCCGGCGACGGCTACGGCGGTCTGTCCAAAATGGCCATGTACTACATCGGTGGTATCATGAAGCACGCCAAGGCTCTGTGTGCATTCACCAACCCCAGCACCAACTCCTACAAGCGTCTGGTTCCTGGTTTTGAAGCTCCGGTTAACCTGGCTTACTCCAACCGTAACCGTTCCGCTTCCTTGCGTATCCCGGTGACCAACGCGCCTGCTGCCAAGCGTGTTGAATACCGTACGCCTGACCCCTCCTGCAACGGCTACCTGGCTTTCGCCGCGCTGCTGATGGCAGGTCTGGACGGCATCGAGAACAAAATTGATCCGGGTCAGCCTCTGGACAAAGACATCTACGGCCTGTCTCCTGAAGAACTCAAAGACATCCCGTGTGTGGCCTCTTCTTTGGACGAAGCTCTTAACGCTCTTAAAGAAGACCACGAGTTCCTGCTCAAAGGTGACGTTTTCACTCAAGACGTTATCGACACCTGGATTGAGTACAAAACTGAGAACGAAGTTAACCCCGTTCGCATGCGTCCTGTTCCTGAGGAATTCAACCTTTACTACGACATCTAATCGTCGCCGTAATAGGATGTATCAAAAAAGGCTCCCGGTTTTCCGGGAGCCTTTTTTATTGGGTGATGATTTTCCATGGCAGGCCGCATAAGAAGGCGCCGCTGCCCTTTTTCTCAATACAAAAGAGGGCTTGTTTTGACTGATTGCTCTTTGTTCAGGAATGACATGAGCATTTACGTCGATTGATAAATAATGAGTTGCCCGCCGTTTTTTTGGCAATTTTCTTGGCTTCCGAGGCCAACAGGGCAACGTCATGCTGGCTGCAACAATGGTTGATATCTCCGTCAAAAGAGGTGGCACCAATTGACACGGAGGTGATGGCGTAAAATGTTGTCTGCCCTGTGCGGTCTGTGGACGTGATGCCGCCTTGCTTGCGATCCTCTTCGTCAAATAGGTCGATCACTTCTTCTTCAAAGCGAGAGAGGATCGTTGTGCAGCGCTGCTTCCAATCCTGGCTGCGAAAAATGATCATGAAATCATCGCCGCCAATATGACCGATAAAATCACACTGTGGATTGCAGACGCTCTGTAAAATGGTGCCGAGCAGACGGATCACCATGTCGCCACGGCTGTAGCCATACAGATCATTGAACGGTTTGAAGTTGTCCAGATCAAAGTAGCACGCGGTGAAGGGCAGGTGGTTTTCGAGAAGGTGTTCCAGATGTTCATTGATTGGCACATTGCCCGGCAGCAGTGTCAACGGGTTGGCGTAGCGGGCATTGCGGATTTGTAATTCGGTAATCCGTTTGAGCAGATCCGTGACCATGCCGACGCCGAGATAGGAGTCATTGTCCGTGATAATAAAATAGTTGCCTTGGTACTTGCTGTCATCTTTGGTGATAATTTCGCTGAGTTTTTCAATGGGCACATCTTTTTCAATGCACAGGGGCGAGATGTTCATAAATTCGCGGATTGAATTATTGCCGCGCAAATCGCGGCCGTAGCGACTGGCAAGGATGTTCATCACTTCATGGCGATGCAGCATACCCACGGGGCGGCCTTCATCGACGACGGGCAACGCCAACAGTTCCGACATATTTTCAAACAGATCTCCAACGGTGTTCAGGGTGGTTGATGAACAGGTTGTCGGGACGGTTTTAATCAACCCTGAAACAGATTCGGTCCGCCATTTAAAGTGGTGCTGCTGATTGTTTTCGTGGTTGAGAACGATGTTGCTTGGTAATTGCTGGGGTGGACTGGGGCTGGGACGGCTGAAATAATACCCCTGGCCAAACGTGACGCCTAATGCCTGAACCACATGGTATTCTTCGAGTGTTTCAATGCCTTCGGCAATGGTTCGACAGTCGACACATTTGGCAATTTCTTGAAGAGATTGGATCAGTTGCTTCTTGTGCTTATCGCGATTGATGGATTGGATAAAGTATTTGTCGAATTTGACCAGGTCTGGCTTCAGTTCCGACCATAAACGCAATCCAGCATAAGCAGATCCCAGATCATCCAGGGCGACTTTAAATCCTTCCTGGCGATAGTGGTTCAGGGCGCTTTGGATGGTTTTGATATCGAGAATCGGGAAATTCTCGGTCAGTTCAATCACCACATTGCCTGGGGACATGCCGTAGCGGGCCAAGGTATGACGCGTGAACCCATGAGGGAAATTGGGTTCCAACAAGGCCTTGGGGCTGACATTGAGAAACAGTTTTCCCGGCAGTTTTAAGCGGGAAAAAAACTCGATGTTAACGTCTCGGCACAACATCTCCAGCTCTGTGAGTCGGTCGCAGTGAATGGCGGCATTAAACAGATTGGCCGGAGAGTGCAGGGGCGAGTTGGACGGGCCGCGCACCAGGGCTTCGTAACCGATGATTTTTCCGTCGGCCAGATCAACGATGGGTTGAAACCAGGGTGTCAACCGACGGTGGGTGATAATATTGTCAAGCCAGGTGACAAAAGACCCCTGTTCCGAGTCAAGGGTGTGTTGTAACGTCGGCTCCGTCGACAGGTTTTCCAGGCGGTGTAGTGATGGCATCGTTTCATCTCTCAGTTCTGTTGTGAATATCCACTGGCCTTATTTTCGCCAAAAAAATGTTTGGCGAAGATGAGGATTGTGTCAGGGCAACGCAACTGAGAGTGAAATAATAAACCGTCAGCAGGTTTTTAGACGCTTGTGGTAAAGACGCAAGCTGTTGGAAACCACCGTAACGCTACTTAACGACATTGCCACGGCTGCCAGCATGGGATGGAAGTGCCGCAGGATATCCGGCGCCCCTGGAAACAGGGTAAACACACCGGCTGCGGTCGGGATAAGAGCGACATTGTAGATAAATGCCCAGAACAGATTCTGGCGGATTGTCGCCATGGTCTGGCGGCTGATCTCAATGGCGATGGGGGCACGTGACAGGCTACCGGAAACCAGGATAACGTCGGCACTCTCCATGGCGATATCCGTGCCGCTGCCCATGGCCATGCCGACATCAGCACGGGCCAGAGCCGGTGCATCATTGATGCCGTCTCCGACCATAGCAACCGGAGCAGTGCGTTGTTTGTCGATAACGACCGAGGTTTTATCGACCGGAAGAACTTCTGCAACAATGTCGTCAATGCCGCTTTGCTCGGCAATCGTTTGAGCCGTATCGTGGTGATCGCCGGTCAGCATAGTGACCGACAGCCCTTGATCTTTAAGACGGGTGATGGCGGCCGCTGAATCTGTTTTTATGGGGTCGGACAGGGCGACTATGCCAAGTACTTCTGTCGCGTCAGCCAGGATCATGGCTGTTTTCCCCCCTTTTTGTAGCGCAGTCAGTTTTTGGCGGATTGTCTCTGTCAGCCGCGGCTTAAACCAGTTTGGTTTGCCCAGTTGGTAGTGGGTGTTGTCAAGGACCCCTTCAACGCCCCAGCCGGAACGGGCGGCAAAGTTGCTTACGGCGATCAGTTCAAGCTGCTGTTGTTTCGCTTTTTGAATCAACGCCTGACCTAACGGGTGCTCAGAGCCCTGTTCAATACTTGCCGCCAGTTTGAGAATCTCCTCTTCGCTTTGCGTGTTGAGGGCCAGGATGTCGGTCAGGGCCGGTTTGCCTTCTGTGATGGTACCGGTTTTGTCAAAGATCATCTGGCGAATTGTTGCCGTGGTTTCAATGGCCGTGCCGTTTTTAAACAGGATTCCCTGTTCACTGGCTTTACCAATGCCTGCCATCAATGCCGTGGGGGTTGCCAGGCCCAGGGCACAGGGGCAAGCGATGATCAACACGGCAATCAGGCGTACCATGGCCGGCACGAATTCACCACCGATGGACCACCACAAGATGAAGACCGTGACGGCAATCAGCAGCACGGTGGGCACGAAAATAGCGGCAACGCGATCAGCCAGAGCTTGAATCGGTGCCTTGCTGCCCTGAGCCTCCTGAACCAGCTGAATGATTTGAGACAGCACCGTGTCTTTGCCGACTTTTTCCGCCACCATCTCCAGTAGACCATGCTGGTTGATGGTTCCGGCGGTGACCCGATCATCGACCTGTTTGTCGACCGGTAACGCCTCACCGCTGAGCATAGACTCGTCTACAGCACTTTCGCCCTTGACCACCGTTCCATCGACGGGAATGGTCTGTCCTGGGTAGATGCGCAGGCGGTCTCCCTGGATAACATCCCTGATCTCGACTTCCTGCTCTGTGTCGTCCGTCAGCCGTAACGCTTTTTTCGGCCGCAGGTCCATCAATTTGCGAATGGCGGCACCGGTCTTGCCTTTGGTGCGTGCTTCGAGCAGTTTGCCGAGCTTGATCAGGGTGATAATAACAGCAGAAGTTTCAAAGTAGACATGGTCTCCGGATGCTGGGAACAGCAGCACAACCAGCGAGTAAAGATAAGCGATGGTGGATCCCATGACCACCAGCACATCCATATTCGCACTGCGGTTTTGCAGGCTGCGCCAGGCTCCGGTGTAGAATCCTGAACCGGTGTAGAATTGTACCGGTGTCGCCAGCAGAAGAAATAGCCAATTGACCCAGATAGCATGGCTCCATGGGCCGATCACACCAAAATCCCGCGACATGCTGAGTATAAAAAGGGGCAGGGTAAAGGCCACACCAACGACAAAGTATTTTCTCTCATTCTGTGCGTCAACCTGATCACTGTGTTCGAGATCGCGGGTGGCGTGAAATCCTAAGGATTCAATTTTTTCGATCAAATCATTGACACCGAGTTGTTGGCCATTGTAATGAACCGTGACGATCTCACTGGCGAAGTTGACCTGGGCGCTGTCAACAGCATCCATGGCGTTGAGCCCTTTTTCAATGGTCTGAGCGCAGTTGGTGCACGACATACCGGAAACGGCTAGCTGTATTTCGGTGGAGATCATCGCAGACTCCTTTAACGATGGGAGAAATTAGGGCATGGTATCCGTCGTCCATCTATGGTTCAATGGTGGTTCATGCAGTTTTTTAACTCAAATGGTAGCAAATAGTGACTTGCTTTGCATCTACCCAGATAAGGCGAACCTTTCGTGTCACCTCAACAAACCCTGCAAAACACCTTTGGCTTTCGCGAATTTCGTGAGCCACAGCAAGAGATTATTGAGACCCTGATTAGCGGTCAGGACTGCTTTGTCCTTATGCCCACCGGTGGTGGTAAATCGTTGTGTTACCAGATCCCGGCGTTGCATCGTCAGGGGGTGGCTATTGTCGTTTCCCCCCTGATTTCGCTGATGAAAGATCAAGTGGATGCTCTGAATGCCAATGGGGTCAGCGCGGCGTGCTACAACTCGTCTCTGGCGGCTCAGCAGGCACGCGATGTTCTGTTGCAATTGCATCGCCAGCAACTCGATCTGCTCTATGTGGCTCCCGAGCGCTTGCTCAGCCCGGAGTTCCTCGAGCGCTTGCACGATATTAAGATTGCTTTGATTGCCGTGGATGAAGCCCATTGTGTCTCGCAATGGGGCCATGACTTTCGCCCTGAATATGTGCAGCTGGGACAGTTGCGCGACCAGTTTCCCGACACACCGATGATTGCTTTGACTGCCACGGCTGACATGCAGACCCGTCAGGATATTGTCGAACGTCTACGTTTGCACCATGCCCGGAAATTTATCAGCAGTTTTGACCGGCCCAATATTCGCTATACCGTTGTTGATAAACAAAAGCCGATTGTTCAACTTGAGCAATTTCTTGATCAGCACCGCAATGAGGCGGGGATTGTCTATGCCCTGAGTCGCAAACGGGTTGAAGAAATCGCCGCCAAGCTGGTGGACCGGGGGATTGTTGCCGCCGCCTACCATGCCGGATTGCCGGACCGTCAACGCCATGAGGCTCAAGAAGCGTTTTTGCGTGACGATATTCAGGTTGTCGTCGCCACGGTGGCGTTCGGCATGGGCATCGACAAGTCCAATGTGCGTTTTGTTGTCCACTACGATTTGCCGAAAAATATCGAAAGCTATTATCAGGAAACCGGTCGCGCCGGACGAGACGGGTTGCCTGCTGAAGCTCTGTTGCTGTTTGGCTATGGGGATATTGCGATTGCTCGCGGACTGATCGAGAAGGGCGGAAATCCCGATCAGGTGCGTATCGAACTGCATAAACTCAATGCCATGGTCAGTTATGCCGAGCCGTTAACCTGTCGACGACGCGCCTTACTTGGCTACTTTGGTGAGACCCTTGATCATGATTGCGGCAACTGCGATTTGTGTCTCAACCCCCCCGAACGCTACAATGCCACAGAAGACGCCCAGAAAGTGCTGTCCTGTGTCTACCGGGTCGGGCAGCGTTTTGGTGCCAAACATGTTATTGACGTGTTGCGTGGATCCAGCGGCCAACGTGTTCTGGATCTTGGCCATAATAAATTGAGTACCTATGGCATCGGTGCGGATCAATCCAGCGAGGTCTGGGGAGGCCTGATCCGTCAGCTGGTTCATCTCGGCTATCTCTATCAGGACGTGGCTAACTATTCTGTGATCAAGCTCACAGAGTCGTCGCGAGCAGTGCTTACCGGTCAACAGGAATTGACCCTGGCTCGCCCCCGTTTGAAAGCCGTGACCAAAAAGCCGGTACGCAAACGGGCCATGGATCTGGATTACAACGAGGAGCTGTTCGAAATTTTACGTCAGCTGCGTAAGGAAATTGCCGATGAACAAGGCGTGCCGCCGTTTGTCGTGTTCAGTGACAACAGCCTGGTGGAGATGGCCTATTATCTGCCGCTCACTGAAGAGGAGATGATGAAAATCAACGGCGTCGGCAAGCATAAGATGGCCCATTACGGTCAGCAGTTTATGGACGCCATTGATGCCTATTGCGAGGGGGAAGAGTAATTGTTGATGAATCGAGCAGGGCATTGCGTGGTATTTTTGTTTTTTCTGATATGCTTCTTGTCATAACGTTGGAGGTCTTATGAAAGCACAAATCAACGACACTGAATTTTTTTATACCGAAAGCGGTGATCCGACGAAAATCTCCGTTGTTTTTATACACGGATTCCCGTTCAGTCATGCGATCTGGCAGCAACAAATCAAGGCATTGGGGGATAATTTCCACTGCATTGCCTACGATTTCCGTGGCATGGGCGAAAGCCGTGTCGGCGATGGCCAGTACACGCTCGAAGGGCATGTCGATGATCTGGTCGCATTACTGGATTTTCTGCAGATTGACCAGGCTGTGATTGTCGGTCTGTCCATGGGCGGGTATATCGCCTTGCGGGCTTTGCAACGCAACCCGGAACGGTTTCTTGCTGTGGCGCTGTGCGATACCCGCAGTGAGGAGGACGACAATGCCGCGAGAATCAAACGCGCTAACGCTGCTCAAGCGGTTAAGAAAGAGGGTTCCGCCGCTTTTGCCGAAGGCTTTCTGCCTGCGGTATTCAGTGAGGCATCGATCACTAACAATGTACCGGGCGTTGGTATGATTAAACAGATTATCAGTAAAAATACCCCTTTGGCTATCGCCGGTAACCTGATTGCCATGGCCGCACGTACTGACACCACCGCCTCTTTGAAAGACATTGCCGTGCCGACCCTGATTCTGGTGGGGGAAAAGGACCAACTAACCACTCCGGAGGATGCGCGCAATCTGCAGAATCAGATCAAAGGATCCGTGCTGCATGTGGTTCCCGATGCGGCACATTTAAGCAATCTGGAAAACCCGGAGTTTTTCAATGCGCGTTTGCTGGAGTTCTTGCACTCGACCAAATAATGATCCGTGACAAGGACCTCGATACGTTCGGATAAAACCTCAAACACCTATCCGGCTGTTGAAAAACAGACTGTGGAGCCCATGGCTGGGCGATCAAAATCAAGGACAGGTTTTCAAGACCTTGATTTTGTGAGCAAGACGGACATCGCATTTTCGGCTTGCGTCGTTGAAAAAGCCCCGGACGGGACTCTTTCAACATCCTGCTATGGATCCTTCAGACATGATGGGCCGGGAAAGCCAGCGTCGGTTTATTCTGGTGGTTTTACTCTGTGTCTCTGATGCGTGGTCAATTGTTTTTGACTTTGGTTTCATCAAGACCTTGATCCGATGTGATCGCGAGATCATCGTAAAGCCCAAAAGTTTTTTTGATCTGTTTGCCTGAGCATCAATAAAAAAGCCGGACCCCAGTGGAGTCCGGCTTTTTTGCGTTGTGCTGGCGAGAGTGGATTAGATCCCCAGCTCTTTGAAGAAGTCGTTCCCTTTGTCATCCACCAGGATGAAGGCGGGGAAGTCTTCAACTTCAATTTTCCAGACCGCTTCCATGCCCAGGTCTTCGAAATCGAGGCATTCAA encodes the following:
- a CDS encoding NUDIX domain-containing protein, producing the protein MDFFEIVDENDQVIGLRARSECHGNPDLVHRVAHVLVFNSSGHVLLQKRSEQKDVQPGKWDTSVGGHVDPGENYLQAAYREMEEELGVSGLPLKSLYPSKIRNDFESENVMTYLVVYDGEICFNRTEIDEIRFWTPQEIAAALGTGVLTPNFEEEWQMWRDYSASHPA
- a CDS encoding P-II family nitrogen regulator, with the translated sequence MKKVEAIIKPFKLDEVKESLSEIGIQGITVSEVKGFGRQKGHTELYRGAEYVVDFIPKIKMEIIVSDDIVAKVIDQIAEAAKTGRIGDGKIFVTPVEEVVRIRTGETGDDAL
- a CDS encoding alpha/beta hydrolase, with protein sequence MKAQINDTEFFYTESGDPTKISVVFIHGFPFSHAIWQQQIKALGDNFHCIAYDFRGMGESRVGDGQYTLEGHVDDLVALLDFLQIDQAVIVGLSMGGYIALRALQRNPERFLAVALCDTRSEEDDNAARIKRANAAQAVKKEGSAAFAEGFLPAVFSEASITNNVPGVGMIKQIISKNTPLAIAGNLIAMAARTDTTASLKDIAVPTLILVGEKDQLTTPEDARNLQNQIKGSVLHVVPDAAHLSNLENPEFFNARLLEFLHSTK
- the glnA gene encoding type I glutamate--ammonia ligase — translated: MTPKEVVQFAKENNVKMVDYKFLDFVGIWQHFSTPMSEFDEDTFEEGIGFDGSSIRGWQPIHNSDMLLIPVPETAKIDPFIEAPTLSLICNIIDPITREGYTRDPRFIASKAEAYLKSTGIGDTAFFGPEPEFFIFDDVRFESTCNQSFYAVDSMEGRWNTGRDEYPNLGYKPRHKEGYFPCAPTDSMVDLRNEMVEVLQSVGMRIEASHHEVASGGQCEIDMRFDSLMNMADTLQWFKYVIKNVAVRNGKTVTFMPKPIYNDNGSGMHCHQSIWKDGVNQFAGDGYGGLSKMAMYYIGGIMKHAKALCAFTNPSTNSYKRLVPGFEAPVNLAYSNRNRSASLRIPVTNAPAAKRVEYRTPDPSCNGYLAFAALLMAGLDGIENKIDPGQPLDKDIYGLSPEELKDIPCVASSLDEALNALKEDHEFLLKGDVFTQDVIDTWIEYKTENEVNPVRMRPVPEEFNLYYDI
- a CDS encoding CAAX prenyl protease-related protein; translated protein: MPAFYRSTWFPYVLPFLLYLILVQAEEFLPQWHHHLYGARVLLCAGFLWMWRKQYGRDVSESPTARQYLYALLAGALAFSLWPLSLHVGWITLTPVQSTSYSVAVSALLLVIKLIGFIAVFPIMNELFWRSFMLRYFISADFRSVDLGQFQLFSLIGVTVLSGLAFHYGIVLGGVSLIMCLLLIWQKNLVCCIVAHGFSQILVAAYMMMNHAALF
- a CDS encoding heavy metal translocating P-type ATPase translates to MISTEIQLAVSGMSCTNCAQTIEKGLNAMDAVDSAQVNFASEIVTVHYNGQQLGVNDLIEKIESLGFHATRDLEHSDQVDAQNERKYFVVGVAFTLPLFILSMSRDFGVIGPWSHAIWVNWLFLLLATPVQFYTGSGFYTGAWRSLQNRSANMDVLVVMGSTIAYLYSLVVLLFPASGDHVYFETSAVIITLIKLGKLLEARTKGKTGAAIRKLMDLRPKKALRLTDDTEQEVEIRDVIQGDRLRIYPGQTIPVDGTVVKGESAVDESMLSGEALPVDKQVDDRVTAGTINQHGLLEMVAEKVGKDTVLSQIIQLVQEAQGSKAPIQALADRVAAIFVPTVLLIAVTVFILWWSIGGEFVPAMVRLIAVLIIACPCALGLATPTALMAGIGKASEQGILFKNGTAIETTATIRQMIFDKTGTITEGKPALTDILALNTQSEEEILKLAASIEQGSEHPLGQALIQKAKQQQLELIAVSNFAARSGWGVEGVLDNTHYQLGKPNWFKPRLTETIRQKLTALQKGGKTAMILADATEVLGIVALSDPIKTDSAAAITRLKDQGLSVTMLTGDHHDTAQTIAEQSGIDDIVAEVLPVDKTSVVIDKQRTAPVAMVGDGINDAPALARADVGMAMGSGTDIAMESADVILVSGSLSRAPIAIEISRQTMATIRQNLFWAFIYNVALIPTAAGVFTLFPGAPDILRHFHPMLAAVAMSLSSVTVVSNSLRLYHKRLKTC
- the recQ gene encoding DNA helicase RecQ → MSPQQTLQNTFGFREFREPQQEIIETLISGQDCFVLMPTGGGKSLCYQIPALHRQGVAIVVSPLISLMKDQVDALNANGVSAACYNSSLAAQQARDVLLQLHRQQLDLLYVAPERLLSPEFLERLHDIKIALIAVDEAHCVSQWGHDFRPEYVQLGQLRDQFPDTPMIALTATADMQTRQDIVERLRLHHARKFISSFDRPNIRYTVVDKQKPIVQLEQFLDQHRNEAGIVYALSRKRVEEIAAKLVDRGIVAAAYHAGLPDRQRHEAQEAFLRDDIQVVVATVAFGMGIDKSNVRFVVHYDLPKNIESYYQETGRAGRDGLPAEALLLFGYGDIAIARGLIEKGGNPDQVRIELHKLNAMVSYAEPLTCRRRALLGYFGETLDHDCGNCDLCLNPPERYNATEDAQKVLSCVYRVGQRFGAKHVIDVLRGSSGQRVLDLGHNKLSTYGIGADQSSEVWGGLIRQLVHLGYLYQDVANYSVIKLTESSRAVLTGQQELTLARPRLKAVTKKPVRKRAMDLDYNEELFEILRQLRKEIADEQGVPPFVVFSDNSLVEMAYYLPLTEEEMMKINGVGKHKMAHYGQQFMDAIDAYCEGEE
- a CDS encoding ParB/RepB/Spo0J family partition protein, with the protein product MNHTDYVEDQLYELELTLLSPDPNQPRKHFDDKALQELKETICQHGVLQPVLFTLSEDGQLQLISGERRYRASKLAGMTHIPAIFKKQASLEVALIENIVRENLSPIEEAEAIQRLIDDKICRQKDLPEKLGKAKSTISEILSLNRLPEEIKSDCRSNNLVPRGILVEVAKKRKKHTMLSLYEKYKARGLTRGEVRKVSRQPRKTSPGSSLQKSIDQVMRKIELAYELGFNDDEEKQHIESQLLELKKQIDARVKQRSKNDTQAPQQTLEFNF
- a CDS encoding GGDEF domain-containing protein; translated protein: MPSLHRLENLSTEPTLQHTLDSEQGSFVTWLDNIITHRRLTPWFQPIVDLADGKIIGYEALVRGPSNSPLHSPANLFNAAIHCDRLTELEMLCRDVNIEFFSRLKLPGKLFLNVSPKALLEPNFPHGFTRHTLARYGMSPGNVVIELTENFPILDIKTIQSALNHYRQEGFKVALDDLGSAYAGLRLWSELKPDLVKFDKYFIQSINRDKHKKQLIQSLQEIAKCVDCRTIAEGIETLEEYHVVQALGVTFGQGYYFSRPSPSPPQQLPSNIVLNHENNQQHHFKWRTESVSGLIKTVPTTCSSTTLNTVGDLFENMSELLALPVVDEGRPVGMLHRHEVMNILASRYGRDLRGNNSIREFMNISPLCIEKDVPIEKLSEIITKDDSKYQGNYFIITDNDSYLGVGMVTDLLKRITELQIRNARYANPLTLLPGNVPINEHLEHLLENHLPFTACYFDLDNFKPFNDLYGYSRGDMVIRLLGTILQSVCNPQCDFIGHIGGDDFMIIFRSQDWKQRCTTILSRFEEEVIDLFDEEDRKQGGITSTDRTGQTTFYAITSVSIGATSFDGDINHCCSQHDVALLASEAKKIAKKTAGNSLFINRRKCSCHS